Proteins encoded by one window of Thermococcus sp. Bubb.Bath:
- a CDS encoding DUF2095 family protein — MGTNKGEEKRKKRAVDDFAWQEYEREEFRERFPALARELEDEAELQITAYRTSEEEALEEEEVELQDFSGYNPTIIDFLRRCETDDQALEIINWMESRGEITHEMARDLRITLAKKGVRAFGPKKEWGWYEKHSRH, encoded by the coding sequence ATGGGGACAAACAAGGGAGAAGAAAAAAGAAAAAAGCGAGCGGTCGATGACTTTGCCTGGCAGGAATACGAGAGGGAAGAGTTTAGAGAGCGTTTTCCCGCCCTTGCTAGGGAGCTCGAAGACGAGGCTGAGCTTCAAATAACCGCCTACAGGACTTCAGAGGAGGAGGCTTTGGAAGAGGAAGAGGTTGAACTACAGGATTTCTCTGGATATAATCCCACCATCATCGACTTCCTGAGAAGATGCGAGACCGATGACCAGGCCCTCGAGATAATCAACTGGATGGAAAGCAGGGGAGAGATAACCCACGAGATGGCGAGGGATCTGAGGATAACCCTCGCCAAGAAGGGCGTCAGGGCTTTCGGGCCCAAGAAGGAGTGGGGCTGGTACGAGAAACACAGCAGGCATTGA
- a CDS encoding DUF123 domain-containing protein yields the protein MKGSYFLVIRLGEDKTVRTKAREFPLKAGYYVYVGSAMNSLEKRVARHFSREKKLHWHIDYLLKEAELLRAYLVPSEERLEERLSVEVSKFGEPAEGFGAGDVSVSTNLYHFNQEPDNVLIRILKDMRLRWKTVKSREEVLKTRWDYGDRY from the coding sequence ATGAAAGGGTCCTACTTCCTCGTCATCAGGCTTGGCGAAGACAAAACCGTACGCACGAAGGCCAGGGAATTCCCGCTGAAGGCCGGCTACTACGTCTACGTTGGTTCCGCCATGAATTCACTCGAAAAGCGCGTTGCGAGGCACTTCTCCAGGGAAAAGAAGCTTCACTGGCACATCGACTACCTTCTAAAAGAGGCAGAACTTCTGAGGGCGTACCTCGTCCCCAGCGAGGAGAGGTTGGAGGAAAGGCTCTCAGTGGAGGTCTCAAAGTTCGGAGAACCTGCTGAAGGGTTCGGGGCCGGAGACGTTAGCGTAAGCACGAACCTGTATCATTTTAACCAAGAGCCTGATAATGTTCTGATTAGAATCCTTAAAGACATGAGACTCCGCTGGAAAACCGTTAAAAGTAGAGAAGAAGTATTAAAAACACGGTGGGATTATGGGGACCGTTATTGA
- a CDS encoding antitoxin family protein, translating to MGTVIEAVYDGESFRPLKRVNLPKGAKVKVIVGETIWDILEKVEGIPVSESPEEVLNDVRRRKRVRY from the coding sequence ATGGGGACCGTTATTGAGGCAGTTTACGACGGTGAGAGTTTCAGGCCCCTCAAGAGAGTTAACCTGCCCAAAGGGGCCAAGGTTAAGGTCATCGTTGGTGAAACGATCTGGGACATACTAGAGAAGGTAGAGGGTATTCCCGTTAGTGAAAGCCCTGAGGAAGTGCTGAACGATGTCAGGAGGAGGAAAAGGGTTCGTTATTGA
- a CDS encoding geranylgeranylglyceryl/heptaprenylglyceryl phosphate synthase: MLKPGKIETYIHEKLEKEKLHFVLLDPDDVSPQLAGELARMSEEIGVDAIMVGGSTGAEGEVLDNVVKAIKKNSNLPVILFPGSHGGISKYADAIFFMSLLNSTNPFFITGAQALGAFQVKRYGIEPIPMAYLIVEPGETVGWVGDAKPIPRHKPKIAAAYALAGQYLGMRLVYLEAGSGASRPVPPEMIALVKRVIEVPLIVGGGIRTEEQARGAVKAGADVIVTGTAIEKAGSMEKAREKLIELNKGIKG, from the coding sequence ATGCTCAAACCCGGAAAAATCGAAACATACATTCACGAAAAGCTTGAGAAAGAAAAGCTCCACTTCGTTCTCCTCGATCCGGACGACGTTTCCCCACAGCTGGCCGGAGAGCTGGCGAGGATGAGCGAGGAAATAGGTGTTGATGCCATAATGGTCGGAGGCTCGACGGGGGCCGAGGGGGAAGTCCTCGACAACGTTGTAAAGGCCATAAAGAAGAACTCGAACCTTCCGGTGATACTCTTCCCAGGCTCCCACGGGGGGATAAGCAAGTACGCGGATGCAATCTTCTTTATGAGCCTGCTCAACTCGACGAACCCGTTCTTCATAACCGGCGCCCAGGCCCTTGGAGCCTTCCAGGTCAAGCGCTACGGGATAGAACCTATCCCCATGGCCTACCTCATAGTCGAGCCGGGAGAGACAGTGGGCTGGGTCGGGGATGCAAAGCCCATTCCAAGGCACAAACCGAAGATAGCAGCAGCCTACGCCCTCGCCGGCCAGTATCTTGGCATGAGACTCGTCTACCTTGAGGCAGGAAGCGGCGCATCCCGGCCGGTTCCTCCCGAGATGATAGCCCTGGTGAAGCGCGTCATAGAGGTTCCGCTTATAGTTGGAGGGGGAATCCGGACTGAGGAACAGGCAAGGGGCGCTGTGAAGGCCGGTGCCGACGTAATCGTCACGGGGACGGCGATAGAAAAGGCGGGCTCAATGGAGAAAGCCAGAGAAAAGCTGATAGAGCTGAACAAGGGGATAAAGGGCTAA
- the smc gene encoding chromosome segregation protein SMC has product MPYIEKIEMKGFKSYGNRKVVVPLSKGFTAIVGANGSGKSNIGDAVLFVLGGLSAKAMRATRISDLIFAGNKAEPAAKYAEVAMYFNNEDRGFPIDEDEVVIKRRVYPDGRSNYWLNGKRATRSEILDMLSAAMISPEGYNLVLQGDITKFIKMSPTERRLIIDEISGIAEYDAKKEKALGELKQAEENLARVDLLINEVKKQLDKLEKERNDALRYLDLKDRVEKARVSLLLGEIRKVENLIAGSKERDGSINEEIESTENTLKELVKEIIAKERELSSVEKELEEKSEDGILEVTRKISEVKSKIEMAKRNIENAQKEIEESQTRLAKAKEELKRVSDEIEKSKGAITRWSKRREKLLVEIKEKETVRNELVVKLGEIDRSYAVAREEFDKVVNELEEAKKELYTREAEVKKFEEEIERQRTKITQAKIRKNALREAINESKKSLEAKRSELAEIEGKMSKAESRHRKDEKELDEKTKALKKAEGELARAKEELIKAEAQTEVRGNRVVEFLKSQKIKGLYGTLGELISVPDGTYAIAVEVALGGNYDNVVVEDDRVAERAIKLLKEKKLGRLTFLPLNKIKPRSMREKPKLGTPAMDVVSYDPRFKNAVAYALGDTLIVDDMDEARTVGIGKIRMVTLGGELLERSGAITGGHYKPRGKFGVNVDEIKKKVERLERGKEALESAVNALKVEIRGLENELFELRMKKSDANKDLEVLQRDLDRLLREDKALDEEITGAEKAVETLTSKIEEYKGEMAKLRGRIERLEKKREKLKKALENPEARELNAKIREVEGEISKLREELSRVESKVESLESRINNELLPRKADLEEEIEGLVNKINALRANIKENEEAIKKFEGELEELKKAEENVKDELKELRERRESLKNEITELREKKDNMSSRLQELRIEANTLKIRLAQYEAELKEKQEELGHYDGKLVKSIKEIPEDLEALKREIDEMEEEIRSLEPVNMKAIGDFEVVERRYMELSSRREQVLAEKESIEEFIQEIEGQKREVFMRTLTEIAKNFSELFSKLSPGGSAKLILENEEDPFSGGLEIEAKPAGKDVKRIEAMSGGEKALTALAFVFAIQRYKPAPFYLFDEIDAHLDDANVKRVADLIKESSQSSQFIVITLRDVMMTNADKIVGVSMRNGISKVVALSLEKAMKILEEARKKSEAEHEEMFGHLPG; this is encoded by the coding sequence ATGCCGTACATTGAGAAGATAGAAATGAAGGGATTCAAATCTTACGGTAACAGAAAAGTCGTGGTTCCCCTCTCAAAGGGTTTCACCGCCATAGTCGGAGCGAATGGTTCTGGGAAGAGCAACATCGGTGACGCGGTTCTCTTTGTTCTCGGAGGTCTCTCCGCCAAGGCCATGCGCGCGACCAGGATCAGCGACCTTATTTTTGCCGGAAACAAGGCTGAACCAGCGGCAAAGTACGCGGAGGTTGCGATGTACTTCAACAACGAGGACAGGGGCTTCCCCATCGACGAGGACGAGGTCGTCATCAAAAGGCGAGTTTACCCCGATGGAAGGAGTAACTACTGGTTAAACGGCAAGAGGGCAACGAGAAGCGAGATACTGGACATGCTGAGCGCTGCCATGATATCCCCGGAAGGTTACAACCTCGTCCTCCAAGGGGACATAACCAAGTTCATCAAGATGTCGCCGACCGAGAGGAGGCTCATCATCGACGAGATATCGGGAATAGCGGAATATGATGCCAAAAAGGAGAAGGCCCTTGGAGAGCTCAAGCAGGCGGAGGAGAACCTCGCCCGTGTCGATCTCCTCATCAATGAGGTAAAGAAACAGCTCGACAAGCTTGAGAAGGAGAGGAACGATGCCCTCCGCTACCTCGACCTGAAGGATAGGGTTGAGAAGGCCCGCGTTTCCCTCCTCCTGGGCGAGATAAGAAAGGTTGAGAACCTCATAGCCGGGAGCAAGGAGAGGGATGGCTCAATCAACGAAGAAATAGAATCTACTGAAAACACTCTCAAAGAGCTGGTGAAGGAGATAATCGCCAAGGAAAGGGAGCTCTCGTCCGTTGAGAAAGAGCTTGAGGAGAAGAGCGAGGACGGCATTCTTGAGGTCACGAGGAAGATCAGCGAAGTGAAGTCGAAGATAGAGATGGCAAAGAGGAACATAGAGAACGCCCAAAAGGAGATAGAGGAGAGCCAAACGAGGCTCGCAAAGGCCAAAGAGGAGCTCAAGAGGGTTTCGGATGAAATCGAGAAGAGCAAGGGCGCGATAACCCGCTGGAGCAAGAGAAGGGAAAAGCTCCTCGTCGAGATAAAAGAAAAGGAAACGGTCAGAAACGAGCTCGTCGTAAAGCTCGGCGAGATAGACAGGAGCTACGCGGTCGCGAGAGAGGAGTTCGACAAGGTTGTGAATGAGCTCGAAGAGGCCAAGAAGGAGCTTTATACGAGAGAAGCAGAGGTAAAGAAGTTCGAAGAGGAGATAGAGCGGCAGAGAACCAAGATAACCCAGGCCAAGATAAGGAAGAACGCACTTAGGGAGGCCATAAACGAGTCCAAGAAGTCCCTTGAAGCCAAGAGGTCGGAGCTGGCCGAGATAGAGGGGAAGATGAGCAAGGCCGAGAGCAGGCACAGAAAGGACGAAAAAGAGCTTGATGAGAAGACCAAAGCACTCAAAAAGGCCGAAGGAGAGCTAGCCAGGGCAAAGGAGGAGCTCATCAAGGCGGAGGCCCAGACAGAGGTAAGGGGAAACAGGGTGGTTGAGTTCCTCAAGTCCCAGAAGATAAAGGGGCTTTACGGGACACTCGGCGAGCTGATAAGCGTTCCCGACGGCACCTACGCTATAGCCGTTGAGGTTGCCCTCGGCGGGAACTACGACAACGTAGTCGTTGAAGACGACCGCGTTGCGGAGAGGGCGATAAAGCTCCTTAAGGAGAAAAAACTCGGCAGGTTGACTTTCCTCCCACTCAACAAGATAAAGCCGCGCTCGATGAGAGAGAAGCCGAAGCTGGGAACTCCCGCTATGGACGTTGTCTCCTACGACCCACGCTTCAAGAACGCCGTGGCATACGCCCTCGGAGACACCCTCATAGTTGACGACATGGACGAGGCCAGAACCGTTGGAATCGGAAAGATCAGGATGGTAACCCTTGGAGGGGAGCTCCTTGAGAGGAGCGGTGCCATAACCGGCGGTCACTACAAACCGAGGGGCAAGTTCGGCGTCAACGTGGACGAGATCAAAAAGAAGGTCGAGAGACTGGAGAGGGGGAAGGAAGCCCTTGAGTCAGCGGTCAATGCCCTCAAGGTGGAGATAAGGGGGTTAGAGAACGAACTCTTCGAGCTCCGTATGAAGAAGAGCGACGCGAACAAGGACCTTGAAGTGCTTCAGAGGGATTTGGACAGACTCCTACGGGAAGACAAGGCCCTTGATGAGGAGATCACCGGGGCGGAGAAGGCGGTAGAGACCCTCACTTCAAAAATCGAAGAGTACAAAGGCGAGATGGCAAAGCTCAGGGGAAGGATAGAGAGGCTTGAAAAGAAACGGGAGAAGCTCAAGAAGGCCCTTGAGAACCCTGAGGCGAGGGAACTGAACGCGAAGATCAGGGAAGTCGAGGGAGAGATAAGCAAGCTGAGGGAAGAGCTGAGCAGGGTTGAGAGCAAGGTCGAGTCCCTTGAGAGCAGGATAAACAACGAGCTCCTTCCGAGAAAGGCAGATTTGGAGGAGGAGATAGAGGGTCTCGTCAACAAGATCAACGCCCTCAGGGCCAACATAAAGGAGAACGAGGAGGCAATAAAGAAGTTCGAGGGGGAGCTGGAGGAGCTCAAGAAGGCCGAAGAGAACGTCAAGGACGAGCTCAAGGAGCTCCGCGAGAGGCGCGAGAGCCTGAAAAACGAGATAACGGAGCTCCGCGAGAAGAAGGACAATATGAGCAGCAGGCTCCAGGAGCTCAGGATAGAGGCCAACACCCTCAAGATAAGGCTCGCCCAGTACGAGGCGGAGCTGAAGGAGAAGCAGGAGGAACTCGGCCACTACGATGGAAAGCTCGTCAAATCCATAAAGGAGATTCCAGAGGACCTTGAGGCCCTCAAGCGCGAGATAGATGAAATGGAGGAGGAGATAAGATCCCTCGAACCGGTTAACATGAAGGCCATAGGGGACTTCGAGGTCGTTGAGAGGAGGTACATGGAGCTCAGCAGCAGACGCGAGCAGGTTCTGGCCGAGAAGGAGAGCATAGAGGAGTTCATCCAGGAGATAGAGGGACAGAAGAGGGAAGTCTTCATGAGAACCCTGACAGAGATAGCAAAGAACTTCTCGGAGCTGTTCTCAAAGCTCTCACCGGGTGGAAGTGCCAAGCTCATCCTTGAAAACGAGGAAGACCCGTTCTCTGGTGGTCTTGAGATAGAGGCGAAGCCGGCAGGAAAGGACGTCAAGAGGATAGAGGCCATGAGCGGCGGTGAGAAGGCTTTAACTGCTCTTGCATTCGTCTTCGCCATCCAGCGCTACAAGCCAGCCCCGTTTTACCTCTTCGACGAGATAGACGCACACCTAGACGACGCCAACGTCAAGCGCGTCGCGGACCTGATCAAGGAGTCCTCCCAGTCAAGCCAGTTCATAGTCATAACCCTCAGGGACGTCATGATGACGAACGCGGACAAGATAGTGGGCGTTAGCATGAGGAACGGCATAAGCAAGGTCGTTGCGTTGAGCCTCGAAAAGGCGATGAAGATACTGGAAGAGGCTAGGAAGAAGAGCGAGGCCGAGCATGAGGAGATGTTCGGTCACCTGCCGGGGTGA
- a CDS encoding ScpA family protein yields the protein MESRFEPEITPVDILLQLVQMGKVDPWNIDIVDLTEKYIKMLREMKELDLRVSARAILAASILVRMKTEALLNEDTAEETQESEEKIRVDVEPLAPPIRRVERYYTFDDLLEALMDALEEAERRKPRTRRKENIEERVFVVDDFRVDIEKHVYRLHDVVVRLYHEKGEPIKFWELIFDPTPKIIARTFLYLLFLSNMGKVDLIQEEPFGEILVVPVEENA from the coding sequence ATGGAGTCCCGATTCGAACCTGAGATAACCCCAGTCGATATACTCCTTCAGCTGGTTCAGATGGGGAAGGTAGACCCATGGAACATCGACATAGTCGACCTAACGGAGAAGTATATCAAGATGCTCCGCGAGATGAAGGAGCTGGATTTACGCGTCTCGGCGAGGGCAATCCTTGCCGCTTCGATACTCGTCAGGATGAAGACGGAGGCGCTGCTGAACGAGGACACTGCGGAGGAGACCCAGGAAAGTGAGGAGAAGATAAGGGTGGACGTGGAGCCGCTGGCCCCGCCAATACGCCGTGTCGAGCGCTACTACACCTTCGACGACCTTCTTGAGGCACTGATGGACGCACTTGAGGAAGCCGAGCGTAGAAAGCCCCGCACAAGAAGGAAGGAGAACATTGAGGAGAGAGTCTTCGTGGTCGACGACTTCCGCGTCGACATCGAGAAGCACGTTTATCGGCTCCACGACGTGGTCGTAAGGCTCTACCATGAGAAAGGAGAACCTATAAAGTTCTGGGAGCTCATCTTCGACCCCACGCCAAAGATAATCGCGAGAACTTTCCTCTACCTGCTGTTCCTCTCCAACATGGGCAAGGTCGACCTCATACAGGAGGAGCCGTTTGGGGAGATACTCGTGGTTCCAGTCGAGGAGAACGCCTAA
- a CDS encoding DUF5658 family protein has translation MIKMSAKTGGLKYVLAFSFFSVLDALTTWAGVKRGLVEGNPVIASRVSNPALFFGSFTLFTILGIAVIFLSLKLEERVQAMGYFPPLFVLLKALPVVNNALLLTGTTPLQLALTTASLLFPHP, from the coding sequence ATGATAAAAATGAGCGCTAAAACTGGGGGGCTGAAGTACGTTCTGGCCTTCTCGTTTTTCTCTGTGCTCGACGCACTGACAACGTGGGCAGGTGTAAAAAGGGGACTTGTAGAGGGAAACCCAGTCATAGCCTCCAGGGTCTCCAACCCGGCCCTTTTCTTCGGCAGCTTTACCCTCTTCACAATCCTTGGAATCGCCGTGATATTCCTCTCACTCAAACTAGAGGAGAGAGTACAGGCAATGGGCTATTTTCCCCCTCTTTTCGTTCTGCTGAAGGCCCTGCCCGTCGTCAACAACGCCCTTCTCCTAACTGGGACAACTCCCCTACAGCTCGCACTCACGACAGCGAGCTTACTGTTCCCCCACCCATGA
- a CDS encoding DEAD/DEAH box helicase, translating to MKYLRRDLIEPRVYQEVIYAKCKERNCLVVLPTGLGKTLIAMLIADYRLSKYGGKVLMLAPTKPLAVQHAESFKRLFELPPEKINVLTGELSPEKRAKIWEESVVITATPQTVENDIITGKISLEDVSLLVIDEAHRAVGSYSYVFIAKEYLKTAKHPLVLGLTASPGSDEEKIREIIQNLGIEHVEVRTENSQDVKPYVQGISFKWVKVELPGIYKEVRSLLREMLKESLKPLAQFKLVSTYSPDISKREVLQAGSRINQEVARGNYEIGRLRMYQAKAVKLQHAIELLETQGLTALSAYLKKLREDKRTKSSRQLMEDPRMRKVIYLLVQAKESGVDHPKMEKLKEFIKKQVEKKQSSRIIVFTNYRDTGKKIVEELKSMEISAERFIGQASRGKDKGMSQKAQKETLERFSRGEFNVLVATSVGEEGLDVPEVDLVVFYEPVPSAIRSIQRRGRTGRHRPGQVTILMAKGTRDEAYYWSSKRKEKGMFDAIKKIAKELERKKPKQAEIREETLESAEMNRGKITPLDAFLKPKKSEKVEAKESGEVEKAAPPVSEEKPAEKTKETTGELPIKPIFVRKPKGIVVYVDNRELRSGVPKHLKELGAEVEVRTLDVADYVVSEDVGIERKSANDFIQSIIDGRLFDQVDRLKRAYEKPVIIIEGNLYGIRNVHPNAIRGAIAAVTLDWGVPILFSSGPEETAQFIYLLAKREQEERKKEVRVRSEKKALTLAERQRLIVEGLPNVSATLAKRLLKHFGSVERVFTATEEELQEVEGIGPKKAGEIRKVITAPYVEEE from the coding sequence ATGAAGTACCTCCGCAGAGACCTCATCGAGCCGCGCGTTTACCAAGAGGTTATCTACGCCAAGTGCAAGGAGCGGAACTGCCTCGTTGTCCTCCCAACGGGACTGGGAAAAACCCTGATAGCCATGCTCATCGCTGACTACCGCCTTTCAAAGTACGGCGGAAAGGTTCTAATGTTGGCACCCACCAAGCCCCTCGCGGTCCAGCACGCCGAAAGCTTTAAGCGCCTTTTTGAACTTCCTCCTGAGAAGATAAACGTCCTCACGGGCGAGCTTTCGCCGGAAAAGAGGGCCAAGATATGGGAGGAGAGCGTCGTAATAACCGCAACTCCCCAGACGGTTGAGAACGACATAATTACAGGTAAAATATCTCTCGAAGACGTTTCCCTCCTCGTTATAGACGAGGCCCACAGGGCCGTCGGGAGCTACTCCTACGTCTTCATCGCGAAGGAATACCTCAAGACGGCAAAACACCCGCTCGTTCTTGGATTAACCGCGTCCCCTGGAAGCGACGAGGAGAAGATACGGGAGATAATCCAGAACCTCGGAATAGAGCACGTTGAGGTCAGAACCGAGAACTCCCAAGATGTGAAGCCCTACGTCCAAGGCATTTCCTTCAAGTGGGTTAAGGTTGAACTTCCTGGGATATACAAGGAAGTCCGCTCACTTCTCCGCGAGATGCTGAAGGAGAGCCTCAAGCCCCTCGCCCAGTTCAAGCTCGTCTCGACTTACTCACCGGACATATCAAAGAGGGAAGTCCTCCAGGCCGGCTCCAGAATAAACCAGGAGGTGGCAAGAGGAAACTATGAAATAGGGAGGCTCAGAATGTATCAGGCGAAGGCCGTTAAGCTCCAGCACGCTATTGAGCTCCTCGAAACCCAGGGGCTGACTGCATTGAGCGCCTATCTGAAGAAGCTCCGCGAGGACAAGAGAACCAAGTCCAGCAGACAACTCATGGAAGACCCGCGCATGAGGAAAGTCATTTACCTCCTCGTCCAGGCAAAGGAGAGCGGAGTAGACCACCCCAAGATGGAGAAGCTGAAGGAATTCATCAAAAAGCAAGTGGAGAAAAAACAGAGCTCCAGGATAATCGTCTTCACGAACTACCGCGATACGGGAAAGAAAATCGTCGAGGAGCTCAAGTCGATGGAAATCTCGGCAGAGAGGTTCATCGGACAGGCGAGCAGGGGAAAGGACAAGGGCATGAGCCAGAAGGCGCAGAAAGAAACGCTGGAGCGCTTTTCAAGGGGAGAGTTCAACGTTCTGGTTGCAACGAGCGTCGGTGAGGAGGGGTTGGACGTCCCAGAAGTGGACTTGGTTGTGTTTTACGAGCCGGTTCCTTCGGCCATAAGAAGCATCCAGAGGCGCGGAAGGACTGGAAGGCACAGGCCAGGTCAGGTCACCATACTCATGGCAAAGGGAACGCGCGATGAGGCTTACTACTGGAGCTCCAAGCGGAAGGAGAAGGGAATGTTTGACGCGATAAAGAAAATCGCGAAGGAACTTGAGAGGAAGAAACCGAAGCAAGCTGAAATCAGAGAGGAAACTCTGGAGAGTGCCGAAATGAATAGGGGAAAGATAACCCCGCTGGACGCTTTTCTGAAGCCAAAGAAGTCCGAGAAGGTCGAAGCCAAAGAGAGCGGAGAGGTCGAAAAGGCCGCCCCCCCTGTCTCGGAAGAAAAGCCTGCTGAGAAGACGAAAGAAACCACCGGAGAGCTTCCGATAAAGCCCATCTTTGTCAGAAAGCCGAAGGGCATAGTAGTCTACGTGGACAATCGCGAGCTGAGGAGCGGCGTTCCCAAACATCTGAAAGAGCTGGGTGCTGAGGTTGAGGTGAGAACCCTCGACGTTGCAGACTACGTCGTCAGCGAGGACGTTGGAATAGAGAGGAAGAGCGCCAACGATTTCATACAGTCCATAATCGACGGGAGGCTCTTTGACCAGGTTGACAGGCTGAAGAGGGCCTATGAGAAGCCCGTCATCATAATCGAGGGGAACCTCTACGGAATAAGAAACGTTCACCCCAACGCAATAAGGGGAGCGATAGCGGCGGTGACCCTCGACTGGGGGGTTCCGATACTCTTCTCTTCCGGACCTGAAGAGACCGCCCAGTTCATCTACCTCCTGGCGAAGCGCGAGCAGGAGGAGCGGAAGAAGGAAGTAAGGGTGAGGAGTGAGAAGAAGGCCCTAACTCTGGCCGAGAGGCAGCGGCTCATAGTTGAGGGTCTTCCAAACGTCTCGGCTACCCTTGCAAAGAGGCTCCTGAAGCACTTCGGCAGCGTTGAGAGGGTCTTCACGGCAACGGAGGAGGAACTCCAGGAGGTCGAGGGTATAGGGCCTAAGAAGGCAGGGGAGATAAGGAAGGTTATTACAGCGCCGTACGTTGAGGAAGAATGA
- a CDS encoding peptidase M54 — MQKPPRKPPVIYVGATYVGKFTDREFIFEVFDEANRYFEENGIPVRFVYLGKLELGPGYLINIPTESGNVKGYPLEAIIEALYARLVAELQREDGLPIDRLFGLTTFPLVSRNPYFHLYERFLGIQQEITGMKVMVLSIKPFESKNRTLMKKRVLKGVLHELGHSFGLEHCSNECVMNPPEDIVDWDSRPVAYCNSCMRKLHGALTAELLLR; from the coding sequence ATGCAGAAACCGCCTAGAAAACCACCGGTAATCTACGTCGGTGCAACGTACGTCGGAAAGTTCACGGACAGGGAGTTCATATTTGAGGTCTTCGACGAGGCGAACCGCTATTTTGAGGAGAACGGGATTCCCGTCCGCTTCGTATACCTCGGAAAGCTGGAACTTGGACCGGGTTACCTGATAAACATACCCACGGAGAGCGGCAACGTCAAAGGTTACCCCCTGGAAGCCATAATAGAGGCGCTCTACGCCCGCCTAGTGGCAGAACTCCAGAGGGAAGACGGACTCCCGATAGACAGACTCTTCGGCCTCACAACGTTCCCCCTCGTGTCCAGAAACCCCTACTTCCACCTTTACGAGCGCTTCCTCGGCATACAGCAGGAAATAACCGGAATGAAGGTCATGGTGCTCTCTATCAAACCCTTTGAGTCTAAGAACAGGACTCTGATGAAAAAGCGCGTTCTCAAGGGCGTTCTCCATGAACTGGGGCACAGCTTCGGCCTTGAGCACTGCAGCAACGAGTGCGTCATGAACCCGCCGGAGGACATAGTGGACTGGGATTCAAGGCCCGTTGCGTACTGCAACTCCTGCATGAGAAAACTCCACGGTGCCCTCACCGCCGAACTCCTCCTCAGGTAG
- the pgsA gene encoding archaetidylinositol phosphate synthase: MVLNNYRENVKGYLEAIVRPLAKVGATPNTITFVGLLISLLGAYLFYLRSPRLAALILLIGSAIDALDGTLARMTGKVSRFGAFLDSTFDRISDGAVLFGIALGNLADWRWTFLTFMGAYLVSYERCRAELAGSGKLAVGIAERAERLFILIAFSLVGIDYVKWGVYLVGFLAWVTVFQRMWAAYGRLKE; encoded by the coding sequence ATGGTTCTCAACAACTACCGTGAGAACGTTAAGGGCTACCTTGAGGCGATCGTGAGGCCGCTGGCGAAGGTAGGGGCCACTCCAAACACGATAACCTTTGTTGGTCTGCTCATAAGCCTCCTTGGAGCTTATCTCTTCTACCTCAGGAGCCCGAGGCTGGCCGCACTGATCCTGCTGATTGGCTCAGCCATAGACGCCCTCGACGGAACGCTGGCGAGGATGACGGGGAAGGTCAGCCGCTTCGGTGCCTTCCTCGATTCCACTTTCGACAGGATAAGCGACGGGGCCGTTCTGTTCGGCATAGCCCTTGGAAACCTCGCCGACTGGCGCTGGACTTTCCTGACGTTTATGGGTGCCTACCTGGTCAGCTACGAGCGCTGTAGGGCTGAGCTTGCCGGCTCCGGGAAACTGGCGGTTGGCATCGCCGAGAGGGCTGAGAGGCTGTTCATCCTGATAGCCTTCTCTCTCGTGGGTATTGATTACGTGAAGTGGGGAGTTTACCTCGTTGGCTTCCTTGCGTGGGTAACGGTCTTCCAGAGGATGTGGGCCGCTTACGGGAGGCTCAAGGAGTGA
- a CDS encoding tRNA (cytidine(56)-2'-O)-methyltransferase, which produces MITVLRLGHRPERDKRITTHVALTARAFGAERIIIAAEEDEHVRESVEDVVRRWGGPFEITFNPSWKKVLREWKESGGVISHLTMYGIHIDDAIPKIREELKTGKDVLVVVGAEKVPREVYEMADYNVAVGNQPHSEVAALAVFLDRLLKGEGLRREFEGAKLKIIPQESGKKVVELE; this is translated from the coding sequence ATGATAACGGTGCTTAGGCTTGGACACAGACCGGAGAGGGACAAGAGGATAACGACCCACGTGGCCCTGACGGCGAGGGCCTTCGGTGCCGAGAGGATAATCATAGCGGCCGAAGAGGACGAGCACGTCAGGGAGAGCGTTGAGGACGTCGTGAGGAGATGGGGTGGTCCCTTTGAGATAACCTTTAATCCGAGCTGGAAGAAGGTTCTCCGTGAGTGGAAGGAGTCAGGAGGGGTTATATCCCACCTCACGATGTACGGGATACACATCGATGATGCTATCCCAAAGATCAGGGAGGAGCTGAAGACAGGAAAAGACGTCCTCGTGGTGGTTGGCGCCGAGAAGGTGCCGAGAGAGGTTTACGAGATGGCAGACTACAACGTGGCCGTTGGGAACCAGCCCCACAGTGAGGTCGCGGCTTTAGCGGTTTTCCTCGACAGACTGCTGAAAGGCGAAGGTCTAAGGCGGGAGTTCGAGGGGGCAAAGCTTAAGATAATCCCCCAGGAGAGTGGGAAGAAGGTCGTCGAGCTGGAGTGA